In the genome of Eschrichtius robustus isolate mEscRob2 chromosome 2, mEscRob2.pri, whole genome shotgun sequence, the window CGAGGACCCCCAGCAGATGCGCATCAGGCCCAGTCCAGCCCTCGTGGACACTCCCTCCAGTGAGTGAGTGGGTCAAGAGGGTCTGCTGAACCTTTAGGTCGTTAATTCCACGTCTGCTGACCAGCAGgctgtgagctccatgagggcaagggcTGGCCTGAGCCAGGCGCTGGGGACACGGCTAGCATAAAAATGAGCTGGAGCTTGAACACTTTAGGCTGTTTCTGCGACCCAGGGTAGGACTCAggctgtgccttggtttccccttTGAGACGGGGCCTGGGGGCCCACATCATGGTTCTACAGGAGTCCGGAGGCGTCCGGAATAACCAGATCGCTGCAGTGGCGGGGCGGCACAGGCCGCCCTTGAGCGGGAGGGGAAGCTAACCCCCTCCTCGGCCTGACTGGCCCATTCACAGAGGCCCCACGCACCATCTGGAGAAGGTGCCGGAGGGGGGCGAGGAGGAAGTGAGGATGGAATCCCCCCCCGGAGGGCACAAAGATGCTGtgtgcccccaacacacacactccctTCTCTACACGCGCCTGCGGAGCAGGGCGAGTGGCAGCTGGCGGCCCCCTCCCCGCCACCATCGGCTCAGCTGCTCTGAGAGGCGCACAGAGGGGCCTTGAGAGACCCaggacggggtggggtgggggcggacACTCACCCGGGGGCTTGCACAGGCGGGCCTGGCTCAGGGAGGCCGGGGCGGCGGCCGCCAGCTTCTCGCAGGAGGTAGTTTTGGGGACGAGGTCCGGGGCACACTGGGCGTGGCACCGCAGCTGGGTCAGCGATGGGGGCATGCCCTGGTAGTGCCGCGTGGCACTCAGGAGGTCGTTGAGGATCTGCAGGATGGTGCCGATGTCCCGCCTCGGCCGCCCGCTGCTGTCCTGGCAGTTGGGGTGCAGTGTACCTGTGGGAAGGGGTGTGGATGAGGACCCCAGTGGTAGACATGAAGCCTCAGCAGTGCCTGGGTCCCATATATGCAGGCGGAACCCCTGGGTGACACGGGCACTCGCACCCACCCATGAGGACGCGTGGCCTGCTGTATGGCCAGGCACATGCGTGGAGATCCCGGGGAGCGTGTCCCATCCCTGGTGTGGGTTCATGTGACTGCTCGCGGGACATGCCACGATACCTACCAGAGAAGGTCCCTGAGAAGACCCCCGGGGCGTGGTTCACGAAACTCTCGATGACTGCGCCAGGTTTGCGGGAGCGGGACGTGGGGCTGCCCCCGGTGGGGGAAGTGGGGCTGGCACCGGCGCTGGCAGGGGCAGAACAGTCCATCTGCTAACGAGGGAGGGCGGCACATGAGCTTTGGGGTTCAGGGTCAGGGGATCACTCACCAGACCAGCACCAGCCCAGGGTCTAGGGATGGCCCTTGATGCAAAAGATGTATCCGGGGCTCTGATGTTCTCCCACCACGTCCTTCCCCAGACTCACCTCGGGACAGGTGGTAGAGGCCGAGTGGGAGCGGAAAGAGCCGGCTGTGACAGGGGAGGATGCGGGCGCAGGGCTGGTGGGCACTGGGGGGACGCGGGCGGCACTGGACACTGGCCGGCAGGGAGAGGACACAGGGGTGGTGGTCACGCTGGGGTCTCCACGGGTGGCAGCGGCGGTGGCAGCCAGCACGTGGCGGTGCTGCAGCGGGGTGTGCTGGGCTGCGAGCTGCAGCTGGACGAACATCATATGGTCACCAACGCGCAGCGCCAGGGTCAGCGGTGAGCGGCCCGACAAGAAGTCACTGACCTGCAGAGAGCGGCCCGTCAGCCCAGGGCTCCAGCCTGCGGTGCCCccagcccggcccggcccggccccccgCGCTGCGTGACCTGGGGCCTCTCGCCGCCCCTCTCTGGGCTCTGGGGTCCCTGTCGGTGCCACGGATGCTTAAATAAAATGAATCGGTATTTCCGGAAGCTGCCTCCGCCAGCCCGGCCCGGGCTGGGCGccgctgggggctgtggggggacAGAGGCGGGTGAGACGGGGGCCTGGCCCGCCCTGGCCAGCTTGGTTCTTTCAAGGGGAAACCGAGGCCAGAGGGGGCGGGGCCCAGCCAGCAATCACTGCTCTCAAAGAACCCTCTCCTCACACCTCTTCCCCACCCTCTCTTGCCTGTGAACACTGCAGGGGCCTAGCTCAGGCCCCCTCCCAGCTAAGCCACTGGAGCAGTGAGTGGGTGGAATTCCTGGACAAATTCTTGTCCTAACCTTTGCTTTCTCAAGATAAATATTTATCTGTGCTGGGCGGGGCGGAGGCTGAGGAGGAGGCGTTGCCTCTGCGGGCACTGAGGGGGCCCTGACCGGTTCCCTGGGGCCCGAGTCTCCCAGGGCCTCAACACAGCCCATTCAAACGTGAACCTCCAATCTGGCAGCCCCTTCGCAGTGGGCGAGGGGTGCATACTACCCCCATCTGCACTGAACCCTGGCCAGTGCTGCGCTCTCCCCGGGGCcgggatggggcggggggggggcggaggtTTCTGAGAAGTGACACAGGCCGCGATGACTCAGAACCACCCCCTCCCTGCTGGCAGCGGCTGGCGTAACCTTCCCTGCTTGGGGGCCGTGGGGAGAAGGCAAAGGAGGCAGGCCGAGCGCAGCCCCTACCCCACAGTCCTTGTGCACACGCCCTCCACAGCCCCAGAGATGCCCTTTGCAGGAAGGGCCTGGGGTGACTTCCCAAGAGCAGCTGGGGTGTCCCCCCCACTCCACCCTGCAACTTCCTCCCAGGGGAGGGTGAACGGGCAGGCATGACTCGGTGCCAGGCGGAGAAGCAGCTCTGGGAGCCCAGTCACTCCGCCCAGCGCCTCCCATCTCCCTCCTGACGTAGACACCCTGCGGCGGATGTGAACCAAACACGCCCAGGGGCCCCCTGCCAACCACAGCACCCCCAGAAGCAGGGAGCTCAGTTCACATTTGCCCCAGGAAAGCACACGCCAGCCCCACCCGGCTCCAGGGACCCTGGCTCTCCCGCCACCCCACTGCTCCTCCTGACGGCAGACCACCCAGCTCCTgggtcccctcctcctcctccgcgcCAGGCGGCTGGTGAGGGCAGGATGCTACACGCCGGGAGGGGGCGAGG includes:
- the MIDN gene encoding midnolin isoform X1, which codes for MEPQPGGARSCRRGAPGGACDLGPAAETAPMSLAIHSTTGTRYELSVPPDETVEGLRKRLSQRLKVPKERLALLHKDTRLSSGKLQEFGVGDGSKLTLVPTVEAGLMSQASRPEQSVMQALESLTETQPPAAPSPGRAGGGSFRKYRFILFKHPWHRQGPQSPERGGERPQVSDFLSGRSPLTLALRVGDHMMFVQLQLAAQHTPLQHRHVLAATAAATRGDPSVTTTPVSSPCRPVSSAARVPPVPTSPAPASSPVTAGSFRSHSASTTCPEQMDCSAPASAGASPTSPTGGSPTSRSRKPGAVIESFVNHAPGVFSGTFSGTLHPNCQDSSGRPRRDIGTILQILNDLLSATRHYQGMPPSLTQLRCHAQCAPDLVPKTTSCEKLAAAAPASLSQARLCKPPGDRLRQTENRATRCKVERLQLLLQQKRLRRKARRDARGPYHWPPSRKAGRSDSTGSGGGGGPSEAAGLGLDFEDAVWKPEVNPDIKSEFVVA
- the MIDN gene encoding midnolin isoform X4 — its product is MEPQPGGARSCRRGAPGGACDLGPAAETAPMSLAIHSTTGTRYELSVPPDETVEGLRKRLSQRLKVPKERLALLHKDTRLSSGKLQEFGVGDGSKLTLVPTVEAGLMSQASRPEQSVMQALESLTETQVSDFLSGRSPLTLALRVGDHMMFVQLQLAAQHTPLQHRHVLAATAAATRGDPSVTTTPVSSPCRPVSSAARVPPVPTSPAPASSPVTAGSFRSHSASTTCPEMDCSAPASAGASPTSPTGGSPTSRSRKPGAVIESFVNHAPGVFSGTFSGTLHPNCQDSSGRPRRDIGTILQILNDLLSATRHYQGMPPSLTQLRCHAQCAPDLVPKTTSCEKLAAAAPASLSQARLCKPPGDRLRQTENRATRCKVERLQLLLQQKRLRRKARRDARGPYHWPPSRKAGRSDSTGSGGGGGPSEAAGLGLDFEDAVWKPEVNPDIKSEFVVA
- the MIDN gene encoding midnolin isoform X2, yielding MEPQPGGARSCRRGAPGGACDLGPAAETAPMSLAIHSTTGTRYELSVPPDETVEGLRKRLSQRLKVPKERLALLHKDTRLSSGKLQEFGVGDGSKLTLVPTVEAGLMSQASRPEQSVMQALESLTETQPPAAPSPGRAGGGSFRKYRFILFKHPWHRQGPQSPERGGERPQVSDFLSGRSPLTLALRVGDHMMFVQLQLAAQHTPLQHRHVLAATAAATRGDPSVTTTPVSSPCRPVSSAARVPPVPTSPAPASSPVTAGSFRSHSASTTCPEMDCSAPASAGASPTSPTGGSPTSRSRKPGAVIESFVNHAPGVFSGTFSGTLHPNCQDSSGRPRRDIGTILQILNDLLSATRHYQGMPPSLTQLRCHAQCAPDLVPKTTSCEKLAAAAPASLSQARLCKPPGDRLRQTENRATRCKVERLQLLLQQKRLRRKARRDARGPYHWPPSRKAGRSDSTGSGGGGGPSEAAGLGLDFEDAVWKPEVNPDIKSEFVVA
- the MIDN gene encoding midnolin isoform X3: MEPQPGGARSCRRGAPGGACDLGPAAETAPMSLAIHSTTGTRYELSVPPDETVEGLRKRLSQRLKVPKERLALLHKDTRLSSGKLQEFGVGDGSKLTLVPTVEAGLMSQASRPEQSVMQALESLTETQVSDFLSGRSPLTLALRVGDHMMFVQLQLAAQHTPLQHRHVLAATAAATRGDPSVTTTPVSSPCRPVSSAARVPPVPTSPAPASSPVTAGSFRSHSASTTCPEQMDCSAPASAGASPTSPTGGSPTSRSRKPGAVIESFVNHAPGVFSGTFSGTLHPNCQDSSGRPRRDIGTILQILNDLLSATRHYQGMPPSLTQLRCHAQCAPDLVPKTTSCEKLAAAAPASLSQARLCKPPGDRLRQTENRATRCKVERLQLLLQQKRLRRKARRDARGPYHWPPSRKAGRSDSTGSGGGGGPSEAAGLGLDFEDAVWKPEVNPDIKSEFVVA